A region of Nocardioides sp. JS614 DNA encodes the following proteins:
- a CDS encoding thiazole synthase, with protein sequence MRIAGIDLPSRLWIGTGGLTNISAVSEVVDAAAPGLVTVSIRRTSDTSSGGLLDTLRVKGVRILPNTAGCHSAREAILTAQLAREALQTDWVKLEVIGDETSLMPDAVELLDAAETLVQQGFTVLPYTTADPVLARRLADVGCAAVMPLGSPIGTGRGIDDPRAVEAVCAAVTVPVVLDAGIGTASDAALAMELGCDAVLVATAITRADRPAQMAAALRAAVEAGELARGAGRIPRLTTARASSPMAGRVGT encoded by the coding sequence ATGCGGATCGCGGGCATCGACCTCCCGAGCCGGCTGTGGATCGGCACCGGCGGGCTGACGAACATCAGCGCGGTCTCCGAGGTCGTCGACGCCGCCGCCCCGGGCCTGGTCACGGTGTCGATCCGTCGCACCTCCGACACCAGCAGCGGCGGGCTGCTGGACACCCTCCGCGTGAAGGGCGTGCGGATCCTGCCCAACACGGCCGGATGCCACAGCGCTCGCGAGGCGATCCTGACCGCGCAGCTGGCGCGCGAGGCCCTCCAGACCGACTGGGTCAAGCTCGAGGTCATCGGCGACGAGACCAGCCTGATGCCCGACGCCGTCGAGCTGCTCGACGCGGCCGAGACGCTGGTGCAGCAGGGATTCACGGTGTTGCCCTATACGACCGCCGACCCGGTCCTCGCGCGACGCTTGGCCGACGTCGGGTGCGCGGCCGTCATGCCGCTCGGCTCGCCCATCGGCACCGGTCGCGGCATCGACGACCCGCGCGCCGTCGAGGCCGTGTGCGCCGCCGTCACGGTTCCCGTGGTGCTGGACGCCGGGATCGGCACCGCGAGCGACGCTGCGTTGGCGATGGAGCTGGGGTGCGATGCCGTGCTGGTGGCGACGGCGATCACGCGCGCGGACCGCCCGGCCCAGATGGCGGCGGCGTTGCGGGCCGCGGTCGAGGCCGGTGAGTTGGCACGCGGGGCCGGTCGCATCCCCCGGCTCACCACCGCTCGCGCGTCGAGCCCGATGGCCGGACGGGTGGGGACGTGA
- the thiE gene encoding thiamine phosphate synthase — MPAKEVRSDVLPRIHCITDFSSYGDRAITLLEAVVREGVDAVQVRAKSVSDREVVAFTRALVDRLAGTSAAVIVNDRVDIALIAGAQGVHLGRDDLAVAEARRLAPQGFLVGGTCRNADQAREARAQGADYIGVGPVYATTTKSGLPDPIGLDALRDAARVLPAIAISGINAERAPEVMAAGAYGIAVASAICRSPQPGLAARELVGAVALA, encoded by the coding sequence ATGCCGGCGAAGGAAGTGAGGAGCGACGTGTTACCCCGCATTCATTGCATCACCGACTTCTCGTCGTACGGCGACAGGGCGATCACCCTGCTGGAGGCCGTCGTCCGTGAGGGCGTCGACGCCGTCCAGGTGCGTGCGAAGTCGGTGTCCGACCGAGAGGTGGTTGCGTTCACCCGCGCCCTCGTGGACCGCCTTGCGGGGACCTCGGCGGCGGTGATCGTGAACGACCGCGTCGACATCGCGCTCATTGCGGGAGCGCAAGGCGTCCATCTCGGCCGTGATGACCTCGCGGTCGCCGAGGCCAGACGCCTGGCACCGCAAGGCTTCCTCGTCGGCGGCACCTGCCGGAACGCCGACCAGGCCCGTGAGGCGAGGGCCCAGGGCGCCGACTACATAGGCGTTGGACCGGTCTACGCCACGACCACGAAGAGTGGTCTCCCGGACCCGATCGGGTTGGACGCGCTGCGTGATGCGGCGCGAGTCCTGCCGGCGATCGCGATCTCTGGCATCAACGCCGAGCGCGCGCCCGAGGTGATGGCGGCCGGGGCCTACGGGATCGCGGTGGCCTCGGCCATCTGCCGATCACCTCAGCCCGGACTGGCCGCGAGGGAACTCGTCGGCGCCGTCGCGCTCGCATGA
- a CDS encoding 8-amino-7-oxononanoate synthase, giving the protein MSPLGDSITWEDWLTGRAADREEAGLVRRLHPRRPHETVLDLASNDYLGLSHHPQVRRAAAAAALRWGAGATASRLVTGTLTLHTDLEAELADWLGQPAALVLSTGYHANLAAVTALADRDAHIISDAHIHASLIDAVRLSSARLTVVPHNDVTAVRAALTAHPGRRTLVLAESVYSVLGDRAPLVDLADACAGHGAWLLVDEAHALGVHGPGLVKACGLADRPDVIVTATLSKSLGSQGGAILGTTALIEHLINTARPFIFDTGLNPAATAAALTATRITRIHPQLAATVHARVTALAGLLDVPAPAGAVLSVPMPSPSDALAAQAELLTGGVRVGCFRPPSVPDGISRLRITASAGMAPEDWQRATQALHSVTRRARS; this is encoded by the coding sequence ATGAGCCCTCTGGGCGACTCGATCACATGGGAGGACTGGCTCACGGGCCGGGCCGCCGACCGTGAGGAGGCCGGGTTGGTCCGGCGCCTTCATCCCCGTCGACCGCACGAGACGGTCCTCGACCTCGCCAGCAACGACTACCTCGGGCTCAGCCACCATCCCCAGGTCCGTCGCGCCGCGGCCGCCGCGGCCCTGCGCTGGGGCGCCGGAGCGACCGCGTCCCGGCTGGTCACGGGCACCCTGACCCTGCACACCGACCTCGAGGCCGAGCTCGCCGACTGGCTCGGACAGCCGGCCGCTCTCGTGCTTTCGACCGGTTACCACGCCAACCTCGCCGCCGTCACCGCGCTCGCCGACCGCGACGCGCACATCATCTCTGACGCCCACATCCACGCGTCCCTCATCGACGCCGTCCGGCTCTCGAGCGCCCGACTCACCGTGGTCCCCCACAACGACGTGACCGCGGTCCGGGCCGCGCTCACCGCGCACCCCGGCCGGCGGACGCTCGTGCTGGCCGAGTCGGTCTACTCCGTCCTCGGCGACCGCGCCCCTCTGGTCGACCTCGCCGACGCCTGCGCGGGCCATGGCGCCTGGCTGCTGGTCGACGAGGCCCACGCGCTCGGAGTGCACGGACCCGGACTCGTCAAGGCATGTGGCCTGGCCGACCGACCCGACGTGATCGTGACCGCCACCCTCTCCAAGAGCCTTGGCAGCCAAGGCGGCGCGATCCTGGGCACCACCGCGCTGATCGAGCACCTGATCAACACCGCCCGCCCCTTCATCTTCGACACCGGCCTCAACCCCGCCGCCACCGCCGCTGCCCTGACCGCGACGCGGATCACCCGAATCCACCCCCAACTGGCCGCCACTGTCCACGCCCGCGTCACCGCCCTGGCCGGCCTCCTCGACGTCCCCGCGCCGGCAGGCGCAGTGCTGTCGGTGCCGATGCCCTCACCTTCGGATGCCCTCGCCGCCCAGGCCGAGCTGCTCACAGGCGGCGTGCGGGTCGGCTGCTTCCGACCACCCTCAGTACCAGACGGGATCTCCCGGCTCCGGATCACCGCCAGCGCCGGCATGGCCCCCGAGGACTGGCAACGAGCCACGCAAGCCCTTCACAGCGTCACCCGCAGGGCCCGGTCATGA
- the cobJ gene encoding precorrin-3B C(17)-methyltransferase: protein MTLKAARIIGAADVVAYHAGVKTKSHARRIAGGIIPAEVIEEELRYPVTTGTTDHPGGYVGAMTDFYESCAVRLSAHLDAGRDVVLLSEGDPLFYGSSMYLHDRFKEIYPIEVVPGVPAFAAATAAIAGSSGPLVRQTDVLTVLPGTLPEPELARRLADTEAAVIMKLGRNFPAVRSALAQAGRLEGAWYVERASQSEERWLPVAEVDPDSVPYFSLIVVPGDTADRQTAQRLRAREAEPSASVAAPDGRTAELLVVGLGPDHWLTPEASAALGEVNHVVGYAPCVARVAQRAGITRHASGNTVEVDRARVALDLAGSGERVAVVSGGDAGVFGMAAAVFEAAEDPTYAGVQIRVLPGVSAVQAVAARAGAPIGADFAVVSLSDRLEPWEVVERRLRAIADADLVLAIDNPAPRSRTEQIATAHRVLLEHRKPETVVIVGRDVGRDEESLTVTTLADLDPETIDMKCLLIVGAERTRVSRAGVWTPRYVR, encoded by the coding sequence ATGACGCTCAAGGCCGCTCGGATCATCGGCGCGGCTGACGTCGTTGCGTACCACGCTGGGGTGAAGACGAAGTCCCACGCGCGTCGCATTGCCGGCGGCATCATTCCAGCCGAGGTGATCGAGGAGGAGTTGCGCTATCCGGTCACCACCGGCACCACCGACCATCCCGGTGGGTATGTCGGGGCGATGACCGACTTCTACGAGTCCTGCGCGGTACGGCTGTCGGCTCACCTCGACGCGGGGCGCGACGTGGTCCTGCTCTCGGAGGGCGATCCCCTCTTCTACGGCTCGTCGATGTATCTCCACGACCGGTTCAAGGAGATCTACCCGATTGAGGTGGTGCCGGGCGTGCCCGCCTTCGCGGCGGCGACGGCGGCGATCGCTGGCAGCTCGGGCCCGTTGGTTCGACAGACAGATGTCCTGACCGTCCTGCCCGGAACCTTGCCCGAGCCGGAGCTCGCGAGGCGGCTGGCGGACACAGAGGCCGCCGTCATCATGAAGCTCGGCCGGAACTTTCCAGCCGTGCGCTCCGCGCTGGCGCAGGCGGGGCGGCTCGAGGGCGCCTGGTACGTCGAGCGGGCGTCGCAGTCCGAGGAGCGGTGGCTGCCTGTAGCCGAGGTCGATCCGGACTCGGTGCCCTACTTCTCCCTGATCGTCGTCCCGGGTGACACGGCCGACCGGCAGACCGCTCAGCGGCTGCGCGCTCGCGAGGCGGAGCCCAGCGCATCGGTCGCGGCACCCGACGGGCGGACCGCTGAACTCCTGGTCGTCGGCCTCGGCCCCGACCACTGGCTCACGCCAGAAGCGTCGGCGGCTCTGGGCGAGGTCAATCACGTGGTCGGCTACGCCCCGTGCGTGGCTCGCGTCGCGCAGCGTGCCGGAATCACCCGCCACGCGTCAGGCAACACCGTCGAGGTCGACCGGGCTCGGGTCGCGCTCGACCTGGCCGGATCGGGGGAGCGGGTCGCGGTCGTCTCTGGCGGCGACGCCGGTGTGTTCGGGATGGCAGCGGCCGTCTTCGAGGCGGCTGAGGATCCGACGTACGCCGGCGTCCAGATTCGGGTGCTGCCGGGGGTCAGCGCCGTGCAGGCGGTGGCCGCCCGTGCCGGTGCGCCCATTGGGGCAGACTTCGCCGTTGTCTCGCTCTCCGACAGGCTCGAGCCGTGGGAGGTCGTGGAACGGCGCCTCCGCGCCATCGCCGACGCCGACCTCGTGCTGGCGATCGACAACCCGGCCCCCCGCTCCCGGACCGAGCAGATTGCCACCGCCCACCGTGTCCTGCTGGAGCATCGCAAGCCCGAGACCGTGGTCATCGTCGGGCGCGACGTCGGGCGCGACGAGGAGTCGCTGACCGTCACGACGCTGGCCGACCTGGACCCGGAGACGATCGACATGAAGTGCCTGCTGATCGTGGGTGCCGAGAGGACACGGGTGAGCCGCGCCGGCGTGTGGACGCCGAGGTACGTGCGGTGA
- the bluB gene encoding 5,6-dimethylbenzimidazole synthase, with translation MEFYDVINRRRDTRREFTGEPLAAEVLERLLSAAHCAPSVGMSQPWDFVLVRSPDTLSAFADHVAHERDTFAATLSGERAETFSRIKVEGIRDSRLGIVVGYDPTRGGPRVLGRHAIADAGLYSVVCAIQNLWLAATAEGLGVGWVSFYREEFLRDLVGMPEHVRPVAWLCVGTVSELPDVPDLERYGWRHRSPLASALHEERYGVSASMPTVWRYVPESTR, from the coding sequence ATGGAGTTCTACGACGTCATCAACCGTCGTCGTGACACTCGCCGAGAGTTCACAGGTGAGCCGTTGGCCGCCGAGGTGCTGGAGCGGCTGTTGTCGGCGGCTCACTGTGCCCCGAGTGTCGGGATGAGCCAACCGTGGGATTTCGTCCTGGTCCGCTCGCCGGACACGCTCAGCGCGTTCGCCGACCACGTCGCGCACGAGCGGGACACGTTCGCGGCGACGCTCAGCGGCGAGCGCGCCGAGACGTTCTCGCGGATCAAGGTCGAAGGGATCCGCGACTCGCGGCTCGGGATCGTGGTCGGCTACGACCCGACTCGCGGCGGGCCGAGGGTGCTCGGTCGGCATGCCATCGCCGACGCCGGGCTCTACTCGGTGGTCTGCGCCATCCAGAACCTCTGGCTCGCCGCGACCGCCGAGGGCCTCGGGGTGGGGTGGGTCAGTTTCTACCGCGAGGAGTTCTTGCGCGATCTCGTCGGCATGCCGGAGCACGTACGGCCGGTAGCCTGGCTCTGCGTCGGCACCGTCTCGGAGCTACCGGACGTTCCTGACCTGGAGCGCTACGGCTGGCGGCACCGCTCGCCGTTGGCGAGTGCCCTGCATGAGGAGAGGTACGGCGTCAGCGCGTCAATGCCCACTGTGTGGCGGTACGTGCCGGAGTCCACCCGGTGA
- the thiS gene encoding sulfur carrier protein ThiS — protein sequence MRIKLNGQPHVVEEGATLQDLLPSARGCAAALNGAIVPAASWESTRLSEKDAVEVVTAHQGG from the coding sequence ATGAGGATCAAGCTCAACGGCCAGCCGCACGTCGTGGAGGAGGGCGCGACCCTGCAGGACCTGCTTCCGTCGGCCCGCGGATGCGCGGCAGCGCTCAACGGGGCCATCGTGCCCGCAGCATCGTGGGAGTCGACCCGGTTGTCGGAGAAGGATGCGGTCGAGGTCGTCACCGCGCACCAGGGCGGGTGA
- the bioD gene encoding dethiobiotin synthase: MTGRIVIVTGTNTGVGKTIATAALAARALGHRERVAVVKPVQTGTTDDTPDAAVIRRLTGIDVHQYTVLAEPLAPDTAARRAGVEIPPIAVHAARIRALARSHDLVLVEGAGGLLVRLDTNGGTVLDLADDLRDHPPGPPGAFVDPAISSVEVSFVVVVGAGLGTLNHTELTSAAIRTRGHVVDGIIIGSWPSDAGLAERCNLDDLPRVTNLPLLGTIPAGVSALTPPEFSRVAQRELRGLELAWIHRRARATLGQHEVQIPPKKTRDSQSTIAPLISGPQ, encoded by the coding sequence ATGACCGGCCGGATCGTCATCGTCACCGGCACCAACACCGGCGTCGGGAAGACCATTGCGACCGCGGCCCTCGCCGCTCGCGCGCTCGGCCACCGAGAACGGGTCGCCGTGGTCAAGCCCGTTCAGACCGGCACCACCGACGACACCCCCGACGCGGCAGTCATCCGCCGACTCACCGGCATCGACGTCCACCAGTACACCGTCCTGGCCGAGCCGCTCGCTCCGGATACCGCCGCCCGACGCGCCGGCGTGGAGATCCCGCCCATCGCCGTCCACGCCGCTCGGATCCGCGCTCTCGCCCGATCCCACGACCTCGTGCTGGTTGAAGGCGCCGGCGGCCTGCTCGTCCGCCTCGACACCAATGGCGGCACCGTCCTCGACCTCGCCGACGACCTTCGCGACCACCCCCCGGGCCCCCCGGGCGCTTTCGTCGACCCGGCCATCTCATCCGTCGAGGTGTCCTTTGTCGTCGTCGTCGGCGCCGGCCTCGGCACCCTCAACCACACAGAGCTCACCAGCGCCGCCATCAGGACTCGCGGACACGTCGTCGATGGCATCATCATCGGCTCCTGGCCGAGCGACGCAGGACTTGCTGAACGCTGCAACCTCGACGACCTTCCACGCGTCACCAACCTCCCGCTCCTCGGAACGATCCCGGCCGGGGTCAGTGCGTTGACGCCTCCAGAGTTCAGCAGGGTTGCGCAGCGGGAGCTGCGAGGTCTGGAACTCGCCTGGATCCATCGGAGGGCTCGGGCAACACTGGGGCAACACGAGGTCCAGATACCGCCCAAGAAGACCCGCGATAGCCAGTCAACAATTGCGCCACTGATCTCCGGTCCTCAGTGA
- the thiD gene encoding bifunctional hydroxymethylpyrimidine kinase/phosphomethylpyrimidine kinase, with amino-acid sequence MRSPLVALTVAGTDSGGAAGVAADLATFAALGAHGTCAVTAVTAQDTTGVHAVVHLSADHVRAQVDAVLDDLPVAVAKAGMLGSAEIAGVVADLPPGLPLVVDPVLRTTSGSVLADDALVAAYRDHILPRCTVVTPNLAEARRLAGAGSEEPLEHVARALQALGPAVVLTGGDPESDWCRDFVVDDRGRAHVLEHPGVPTTNDHGTGCTFSAALAVHLARGEALPAATRSAQAFVAAALRRSAGWRLGRGRGPVAHTFAHPTTNPSPQEA; translated from the coding sequence ATGAGAAGCCCCCTGGTCGCCCTCACCGTGGCGGGCACCGACTCCGGCGGTGCCGCCGGAGTCGCCGCCGACCTGGCGACGTTCGCGGCACTGGGCGCGCACGGGACGTGCGCCGTCACCGCCGTCACCGCGCAGGACACCACCGGCGTGCACGCCGTGGTCCACCTCTCCGCCGACCACGTGCGGGCCCAGGTCGACGCGGTCCTCGACGACCTGCCGGTCGCGGTCGCCAAGGCTGGCATGCTCGGCTCCGCCGAGATCGCCGGGGTAGTCGCGGACCTGCCGCCGGGCCTGCCGCTCGTGGTCGACCCCGTCCTGCGCACCACGAGCGGTTCGGTGCTCGCCGACGACGCCCTCGTCGCCGCCTACCGCGACCACATCCTCCCGCGCTGCACCGTCGTCACCCCCAACCTCGCCGAGGCACGCCGGCTCGCCGGTGCCGGCTCGGAGGAGCCGCTCGAGCACGTGGCGCGGGCCCTCCAGGCGCTCGGCCCCGCGGTCGTGCTCACCGGCGGCGACCCCGAGTCCGACTGGTGCCGCGACTTCGTCGTCGATGACCGGGGCCGCGCGCACGTGCTCGAGCACCCCGGCGTACCGACCACCAACGACCACGGCACCGGCTGCACGTTCTCCGCCGCCCTCGCCGTCCACCTCGCCCGGGGAGAGGCGCTCCCCGCCGCGACCCGGTCAGCCCAAGCCTTCGTCGCGGCCGCACTGCGCCGCAGCGCCGGCTGGCGCCTGGGCCGCGGTCGCGGCCCCGTCGCCCACACCTTTGCCCATCCCACGACGAACCCATCCCCACAGGAGGCGTGA
- the thiO gene encoding glycine oxidase ThiO has protein sequence MRVAVIGAGIVGLACAEELVRAKHDVRVFDPDPAGGATRAAAGMLAPAGEAWHGETDLLRLGVASARLWPAYAARLRAVSGVDVDLRTEGTLLIGQDHDDLQQVRRTLEVLSTEGIAFRELDRREARSDEPTLSRVAGAVLVPEDHNVNPRLVAEALLRLLGERVVRARASAIDGGVRFADGIEFPCDAVVIATGAEARSLVPQVRPVRGETIRLRVIDRPSRVLRARVHGEAVYVVPRAGGEVVVGATEEEHASEPVATLGAVVRLLHAARTLVPGLESSDVVEITARHRPGTPDNGPLLGVTDGPGAVRQVLAVGHYRGGVLLAPLTAQVIRAHVENGDVPAVARPFAPSRFGPHRTDSPTDHWKDPIS, from the coding sequence ATGAGGGTGGCGGTGATCGGGGCCGGCATCGTCGGTCTGGCCTGCGCGGAGGAACTGGTCCGCGCGAAGCACGACGTGCGGGTGTTCGACCCCGACCCGGCTGGTGGCGCGACCCGGGCGGCGGCCGGGATGCTCGCACCGGCCGGTGAGGCCTGGCACGGCGAGACGGACCTGCTGCGGCTCGGCGTGGCCTCTGCGCGACTGTGGCCGGCGTACGCGGCTCGACTGCGGGCCGTCTCCGGCGTGGACGTCGACCTGCGCACCGAGGGCACGTTGCTGATCGGCCAGGACCATGACGACCTTCAGCAGGTGCGGCGCACGCTCGAGGTGCTCTCGACCGAGGGGATCGCCTTCCGGGAGCTCGACCGGCGCGAGGCACGGTCGGACGAGCCCACCTTGTCTCGGGTCGCAGGCGCGGTGCTCGTCCCCGAGGACCACAACGTCAACCCGCGGCTGGTCGCTGAGGCCCTGCTACGCCTGCTGGGTGAACGGGTGGTCCGGGCCCGGGCGTCGGCGATCGACGGTGGAGTCCGCTTCGCGGACGGGATCGAGTTCCCGTGCGACGCGGTGGTCATCGCGACCGGTGCCGAGGCCCGGAGCCTGGTGCCGCAGGTCCGGCCGGTCCGCGGGGAGACGATCCGGCTGCGGGTGATCGACCGGCCGTCCCGGGTGCTGCGCGCGCGGGTGCACGGCGAGGCGGTGTACGTCGTGCCGCGGGCGGGCGGCGAGGTCGTCGTGGGTGCCACTGAGGAGGAGCATGCCTCGGAACCGGTGGCGACGCTCGGCGCGGTGGTGCGACTGCTGCACGCCGCGCGCACCCTGGTGCCCGGGCTGGAGAGCTCCGACGTCGTCGAGATCACCGCCCGGCATCGCCCCGGCACCCCCGACAACGGACCACTGCTCGGGGTCACCGACGGGCCAGGAGCGGTCCGGCAGGTGCTGGCCGTCGGGCACTACCGCGGCGGCGTGCTGCTCGCGCCGCTGACCGCCCAGGTGATCCGGGCTCACGTCGAGAACGGCGACGTCCCCGCTGTCGCGCGTCCGTTCGCGCCGAGCCGCTTCGGCCCGCACCGGACCGATTCCCCCACCGACCACTGGAAGGACCCCATCTCATGA
- a CDS encoding adenosylmethionine--8-amino-7-oxononanoate transaminase, which produces MSTALVAEPAERTTLAGLLAFDRAHVWHPYASMTDPTPVRLVTGAHGVRLTMADGSQVIDGMSSWWSAIHGYRVPELDAALVAQSQRMSHVMFGGLTHAPAIRLAQRLVAITPDALQHVFLADSGSVSVEVAIKMVLQYQRGVGRPERTRLLTVRGGYHGDTFGCMSVCDPIGGMHAMFAAVHHSQVFADRPPGPGGDVDGWADGVRRLAATHARELAGIIIEPLLQGAGGMHVYDAACLRILREIADEHDLVLVFDEIATGFGRTGHLFVSDHVTPDILCLGKALTGGYLTLAAVLATAEIAHGISGSESGVLMHGPTFMGNPLACAVALASLDLLQTRDWGADVRRLHAALTTGLEPLRAAPGIADVRVLGAVGVVQLDHEVDVAKATDAALAEGVWLRPFRDLVYTMPPYPTQQADAAHICAAIAHAAAVA; this is translated from the coding sequence GTGAGCACCGCCCTCGTCGCCGAACCGGCCGAGCGGACCACGCTCGCAGGGCTGCTGGCGTTCGACCGGGCGCACGTGTGGCATCCGTACGCCTCGATGACGGACCCGACCCCGGTGCGGCTGGTGACCGGCGCCCACGGCGTACGCCTGACCATGGCCGACGGGTCCCAGGTCATCGACGGCATGTCTTCGTGGTGGTCGGCGATCCACGGGTACCGAGTCCCCGAGCTCGACGCCGCACTCGTGGCACAGTCGCAGCGCATGAGCCACGTGATGTTCGGCGGCCTCACCCACGCCCCCGCCATTCGGCTGGCCCAGCGGCTGGTCGCGATCACCCCGGATGCGCTGCAGCACGTGTTCCTCGCTGACTCCGGGTCGGTGAGCGTGGAGGTCGCGATCAAGATGGTGCTCCAGTACCAGCGCGGCGTCGGTCGGCCGGAGCGGACCCGGCTGCTGACTGTGCGTGGCGGCTACCACGGCGACACCTTCGGGTGCATGAGCGTGTGCGATCCGATCGGCGGGATGCACGCCATGTTCGCCGCCGTCCACCACTCCCAGGTGTTCGCCGACCGGCCCCCCGGCCCGGGCGGCGACGTGGACGGGTGGGCCGACGGTGTCCGCCGCCTGGCCGCCACCCACGCCCGCGAGTTGGCCGGCATCATCATCGAGCCCCTACTCCAGGGCGCCGGCGGCATGCACGTCTACGACGCCGCCTGCCTGCGCATCCTGCGCGAGATCGCGGACGAGCACGACCTGGTGCTGGTCTTCGACGAGATCGCCACCGGCTTCGGCCGCACCGGCCACCTGTTCGTCAGCGACCACGTCACCCCGGACATCTTGTGCCTGGGCAAGGCACTGACCGGCGGCTACCTCACCCTCGCAGCGGTCCTCGCCACCGCCGAGATCGCCCACGGCATCTCCGGCAGCGAGTCTGGGGTGCTGATGCACGGCCCCACCTTCATGGGCAACCCGCTGGCCTGCGCGGTCGCCCTGGCGAGCCTGGACCTGCTCCAGACCCGCGACTGGGGCGCCGACGTACGGCGTCTCCACGCCGCCCTGACCACCGGGCTCGAGCCGCTGCGTGCCGCCCCCGGCATTGCCGATGTTCGGGTCCTCGGGGCGGTCGGCGTCGTCCAGCTCGACCACGAAGTCGACGTCGCCAAAGCCACCGACGCCGCCCTCGCCGAGGGGGTCTGGCTGCGCCCGTTCCGCGACCTGGTCTACACAATGCCGCCCTACCCCACCCAACAGGCTGACGCCGCCCACATATGCGCCGCCATCGCCCACGCCGCCGCGGTCGCCTGA
- a CDS encoding cobalt-precorrin-4/precorrin-4 C(11)-methyltransferase yields the protein MSAAVHFVGAGPGAADLLTVRATRLLAQADLVLYPGTYLDPEVLAHVGPGAELVDTQDLDLDTMVAQMVRAAGAGQAVVRLTSGDPSLYSALHEQTCRLDAAGVAWSVTPGVPAYAAAAALVGSELTVPLVAQSVVLTRAQARSTVMPESESLAAFATTRSTLVLHLAITRVRPLMAELEPEYGGDCPVAVVYRASQPAEQVLRGTVATISEVVEAAGLRQAAVILVGWALAGEGGESYLYDAARDRTSKRRDDRGL from the coding sequence GTGAGTGCTGCCGTCCACTTCGTCGGCGCCGGACCCGGCGCGGCCGACCTGCTGACCGTGCGCGCGACTCGCCTGCTGGCGCAGGCGGACCTGGTGCTCTATCCCGGCACCTACCTCGATCCCGAGGTCCTGGCCCACGTCGGCCCGGGCGCAGAGCTCGTCGACACCCAAGACCTCGACCTCGACACGATGGTCGCCCAAATGGTCCGTGCAGCCGGCGCGGGCCAGGCGGTGGTGCGGCTGACGTCCGGCGATCCGTCGCTCTATTCCGCGCTGCACGAGCAGACCTGCCGGCTCGATGCTGCTGGTGTTGCCTGGTCGGTGACGCCCGGGGTGCCGGCCTACGCCGCCGCTGCTGCGCTGGTCGGCAGCGAGCTGACGGTGCCGCTGGTGGCCCAGTCGGTGGTGCTGACCCGCGCCCAGGCTCGCTCTACCGTGATGCCGGAGTCCGAGTCGCTGGCGGCGTTCGCCACGACTCGCTCGACGCTCGTGCTGCATCTGGCGATCACGCGGGTGCGGCCGCTCATGGCCGAGCTCGAACCGGAGTACGGCGGCGACTGCCCGGTGGCCGTCGTCTACCGCGCCAGCCAGCCCGCAGAACAGGTGCTGCGCGGCACGGTGGCAACCATCTCGGAGGTGGTGGAGGCGGCAGGGCTGCGCCAGGCGGCCGTGATCCTGGTCGGCTGGGCACTGGCCGGCGAGGGCGGCGAGTCCTATCTCTACGACGCGGCCCGCGACCGGACCTCGAAGCGACGCGACGATCGGGGGCTGTGA
- a CDS encoding thiamine phosphate synthase yields MTGVDLPRLLVLTDRHQLPAGRDLVGALADCVAAGLEAVLLRELDLPGQERQALARALGATGVTVILARTWLPGAAAVHLAAAQSPHDAGAAPFHGRSCHDDHEIRRAVAGGASYLTISPVAASASKPGYGPILGEDGVRRAVALAGEVPVFALGGVKVQNAAAMRAAGAHGVAVMGAVMRAPDPADVVERVLGEAR; encoded by the coding sequence GTGACGGGGGTCGACCTGCCGCGGCTGCTGGTCCTCACCGACCGTCACCAGCTCCCTGCCGGGCGCGACCTCGTCGGCGCGCTCGCCGACTGCGTCGCGGCCGGTCTCGAGGCCGTTCTGCTCCGGGAGCTCGACCTGCCCGGGCAGGAGCGGCAAGCGCTCGCCCGCGCGCTCGGCGCCACCGGCGTCACCGTGATCCTCGCGCGCACCTGGCTCCCCGGCGCCGCGGCGGTGCACCTCGCCGCCGCCCAGAGCCCGCACGACGCCGGTGCCGCGCCCTTCCACGGCCGCTCGTGCCACGACGACCACGAGATACGCCGCGCGGTCGCCGGCGGCGCGTCGTACCTGACGATCTCGCCAGTCGCGGCCTCCGCCTCCAAGCCGGGCTACGGCCCCATCCTCGGGGAGGACGGCGTACGCCGCGCGGTTGCGCTCGCCGGCGAGGTGCCGGTCTTCGCCCTCGGCGGGGTCAAGGTCCAGAACGCCGCCGCGATGCGGGCAGCCGGCGCCCACGGGGTCGCCGTCATGGGTGCCGTCATGCGCGCCCCCGACCCGGCCGACGTCGTCGAGCGCGTGCTGGGGGAGGCCCGATGA